The Fusarium poae strain DAOMC 252244 chromosome 2, whole genome shotgun sequence nucleotide sequence TTCACATGCCCCAAAAGCTGGGCATGGAAGCAGGGCCGAGAGGGTCGGGACTCTCGTCCATTGTCGCAATGCCCTCGTTGTAGTTTGGCATCCAGAATGCTGGGTCATCCTCAACCATTGACAGGCCAGCTCCAGCCATTGGGCCGGCGTCGGCTCCCTTATAGAAGCTATCGTAATCAATGGTAGTTAGATCGGCCGAGTTAGCCATCACGCTGCTGTTCGGTCGGATGAAGCTGTCGGCCCGGCTAAAGCCATCCAAGCCATCCAGGCCATTGTAGTCGTCATCGCCTCCGGGGAGAAAATCCTCTACCTCAGAAACCTCGCCCGAAGTCGATGTAGTGTTGGCAAGGTGAGGCAGGTGCTCCGAGCCGCTGCCAAAGTCAAACAGACCATTGAAGCTTTGTGTACCAGCTTGGCTGTAGCTTGATGGCGTGAAACTGTCGCCCTTCATCTCCGAGAGGTCGTAATGGCTCCAGTCGACCGAGGCTGCGCTTAGGCCGGCGCTATACATGGGAGCATCCGTCTCAGAGTTGAAGCCAGAGCCGAATAGATCGAATGTGCTGTTGGCCATGTAGGGAGGATACTCAATGCCCGACAGATCcagaggaggaaggttggCGTTCAAGTTCTGGAAGCTGCTGGCACCTCTCATAAGTGGTGAAGTGGTTTCCGACTTGACTCGGCGTTCTCGGTTGGTAGCAGCACGTGCTCGGCTGCTGGGAGGCTCCCGCGAGCTCTTTTGAAGCATGCTGTCACCTAGACTGGTAGTGCTGTGAGCCGAGTTCACCCTGTTGAGCTGGTATGGGCCACACTTTTGTGAAGCTCGGTTGGTCCTGTGGGCAGGTTTATGGTTGCCATGCTGGTCGAAAGTCAGAACCCCGTCCGAGTGAACTGTGTtggctcgtcgtcgtcgaccAGGAGGCTTTGGGCGACCAGTAATGCTCATGGTCAGGGACTCGCGCTCCGAGTCAGACTCGGGAACGGTGTCAAGAGCAGGCTCGTTCTTATGTGAGCAACTGCAGTGGCCACCATGGTTGCAGCAGCATGTCTCTGCGAAAGGTTTAGAAAATGCGATTCATGCCGAGCGCCTTGAGGTTTAAGACAGCTCGAGGCTGGAGGATGCTCACCAGTGTGACCTTCAACTGTTGGCTGCAAATGGGCACATTTGCTCGTCTTTTCACCACAGTCACACTTGACATGGGCAGAGCGAGACTTGCGCATCGCGCGACAGTGCGCGCATTGGGAAACCGGTCGACCCTTCTTGTTGATATGTTGAAGTGGACGGTCTGCAGGTGGCACATGGTAAGTAGTGGGCTCATGACGAAGTTGATTGTTCGATATGGAATATAGACTTACCAGAATGTTGACAATTGCTCACACGATGGCCGCGAACGCAGGCCTCGCAAGCATACTTTTCTCCATCAATTATCATTTTGGCGGGGTGCTAACTGGTTTGAGATACAGTTGACTCGTGAGCTGGATGGCAAGATGGTTTGTGCTGACAGCAGTTGATTTCTGGCAGAAGTCTGATATGTAGGTCTCAAAGAGATCAAGTCCCAGTCGAGTACGCTTGGTTCGGACAAGGTAGAGGGAGAATATGGTGGATTTCTATCGGCGCCGATGTTGAATGCTTGTGTGTAAGTGTCCCGCAAAAAGCACTTCCGCGCTAGATCAAGTGGACTTGAAGTTGGGGAAAATGGGCCGAAAGAGCTTTGGTAAACCGGACAGCTACATGAACATATCGCGGCGAAGCTTAAGCAGAGCTGGAAGAGGCTGGAAAATGAATCAAGTCAAGGAACGAGGGGACAGAGGACAATAAAAGTTTTCGAGGGCAAGTTGATAAAGCCAATTGATGTGAGAGAGGAACAGTGAGTGGAGATGCCACCGACCGGTGGGTGGGTAAATTTTCCCTTGGGGTGTCTTGGGGTCTCCTCTGgaactgtactgtactgtacggTACCTAGACCTAGCTTGTGGTCGGGTTGGATCGCTACTGTAACCCTGGGCCCTGGGTGTGCAAGAGATGTGGTTGGGTGGGTGTGGGAGGGAGAGCCAGAGGGAGTGCGCCGCAGGAATACCTGAAATGGATGGGCGGACGAGGTCGGCGGCAGGACCGGGGTTTCTTCTGATGCACAAGCGGGTTTGGCGCCTTCAGCTACAGAGCCAGctaagacaagacaaggacaTCGACAACCAAGGCCAAGCCAAGCCGCCTTGCTGGAGACGTTGTAGGTGGAGATGTCGGCCCGGATGGTCGGAGCGTTCTCGTCTTGCGTTGTGTTGTTCGTCGGACCTGGTACTGTAGCTATGGTGACGTCGGCGGCCGACACCAACTGTGAAGAGACGAAAGAGAGGACACACTACACTTTTAAGTGTGGTCCCTGAGGAATACACCGAGGAACACAGCGGGAGCTGTATTCAGGAACAGCAGAAAGAAGTGGAAGTGAGAGACAAATAGAAAACCCAAGAGGAGGGCTTGTCTTATGGCTTTGACAACGAGACAATGATGAAGGGCACAAACACCATCAGCAGCAGTTGCAGCAGCGGCAGCGAGGCGTGGTGTGCAAAGCAGCACAGCATGCACCACAATGTGATATGTCTGTGAATGGCAGCAGAGCACCCTTTGATCCCTTGGTCCCTTGCCCAGTCATGATCCCCTTGATCCTCATGTCGCGCCGAATCGATTCCCGCACgtatcgaatcgaattctTGCTTTCTCGCTGGTTAAAATTCcacctgcctgcctgcccgCTCGCTTCCTCTGTTGCTCTATTATGCCTACGGCCCCCAGTCCCCATTGCCCAATATCCTTGTCTTGAAATAACCCAGCAAGGCCAGGCCAGACGTGGAGGAGGGAGGTCGCGGACACGGACGCGATCGAGGATACTCGGCTGTACAGTGTGGGACGATGGCGCAAGCAGCAAGGTGACCGGGCTGGGGCACCGGGGTGGAAAAGCGTGGGCTAGGATGGGGGACAAGGGTTCTGAAGCGACCATGACGAGCTTGAGAGGGCATCGTCACCCTCAGTGGCCCGTGGCATGGCCAGTGAAGAGTGGGATAAAGGCCGAGTTCGGAATAGCGTCCTCGTGCCTCTTGCTCTCAAGGGTTCAATCGTGATACAAATGTTGGCAGGTCATCGGTTCCTGTGACTGGGGCTTGAAAGAGTTGTAGTTGTTTTTATTGTACAGTACATCTATGTCCAGATCGACAGTCCTTGACCGTGTAAAATGTGGGAGATGATACAACCAACCGTCTGGCCGGTTGATTGATAATTTTAGGTCGAGTGAGGAGTGAGCTTGGGGGATTGTGGAGCTCGGTCTGGGTACTAAGGCTTGTGGGATTTGTCTATGAATTAGTGGATGGATCACGATGAATGGGGGAAGATTGGAGCGAGACAGATTATAGTGGAGGAGAGTGAAGGGTACAAagtgagaaggaggagccgCACGCATCGCATCGTATCGCCATTGCACATGGGTGAGAGGGGGGAAGGTGCCCTGCCTGAGCCCTTCGTTGGGCAGGTCGAGTTTACTTGCTGTACCTGCCTTCCTCGACCAGACAGAAAATAACAACATCAATTTTCCAAGTATCGGCGATGGTTATGTGAAATGGTTGCTCCGTTCGGAATTGCCTACCGTAAAATAGTAGTGTTTCCGCGGGTAAATTAGGTTGACTGGCATAACGGGACGGAGGGACGATCAGAATATCCATGTTTAACTTTATGGGAGAATTCGGGGCCGTACAGATGCAGCGACGCTGACTGGCTTGTCTCGATATCCTAGTCCCAACATTCGGGATCAAGATCAgccacaactccctgatcaGGAATTATGTTTTCATAATTTTACAGTCCCATCACTCCAGGTCTTTTACTTGAGACGAACACAACAGAATCACGGGGCAGTCAACAGTAATGGCATAGTGATCGGTCATAAGCCTGGACGTGACGGTAGCATTGAACTTTTCCGTCCACTTCTACTGC carries:
- a CDS encoding hypothetical protein (BUSCO:32076at5125), with translation MIIDGEKYACEACVRGHRVSNCQHSDRPLQHINKKGRPVSQCAHCRAMRKSRSAHVKCDCGEKTSKCAHLQPTVEGHTETCCCNHGGHCSCSHKNEPALDTVPESDSERESLTMSITGRPKPPGRRRRANTVHSDGVLTFDQHGNHKPAHRTNRASQKCGPYQLNRVNSAHSTTSLGDSMLQKSSREPPSSRARAATNRERRVKSETTSPLMRGASSFQNLNANLPPLDLSGIEYPPYMANSTFDLFGSGFNSETDAPMYSAGLSAASVDWSHYDLSEMKGDSFTPSSYSQAGTQSFNGLFDFGSGSEHLPHLANTTSTSGEVSEVEDFLPGGDDDYNGLDGLDGFSRADSFIRPNSSVMANSADLTTIDYDSFYKGADAGPMAGAGLSMVEDDPAFWMPNYNEGIATMDESPDPLGPASMPSFWGM